In a genomic window of Nostoc sp. UHCC 0870:
- a CDS encoding TIGR03643 family protein gives MKLPELDSTTIDRIIEMAWEDRTPFEAIEAQFGLLEKQVIALMRREMKESSFRMWRERVTKRKTKHLSQRDFIPGRFKSDNQKT, from the coding sequence ATGAAATTACCTGAACTAGATTCTACAACCATAGATCGCATTATTGAAATGGCTTGGGAAGATAGAACCCCTTTTGAAGCCATTGAAGCCCAATTTGGCTTGTTAGAAAAACAAGTAATTGCCCTGATGAGGCGTGAAATGAAAGAATCTAGTTTTCGGATGTGGCGAGAGCGCGTCACTAAGCGTAAAACGAAGCATTTAAGTCAGCGAGATTTTATTCCAGGTAGGTTTAAGTCAGATAACCAAAAGACCTAG
- a CDS encoding DEAD/DEAH box helicase, whose translation MNYPVPSPELDLGLIFPFELDQFQKDAIASLNAGRSVVVCAPTGSGKTLVGEYAIYRALTRGKRVFYTTPLKALSNQKLRDFREKFGFDSVGLLTGDASINRDAPILVMTTEIFRNMLYGTPIGQVGISLVDVEAVVLDECHYMNDRQRGTVWEESIIYCPREVQLVALSATVANSDQLTDWLNRVHGPTDLIYSDFRPVPLAFNYCSPKGLFPLLNDSNTKINPRLANRGKRKQADRDRGRNGRPEAPSLIYTLNHLQERDMLPAIYFIFSRRGCDKAVAEVGDLWLVDNDESQVLRRQIDDFLTRNPEAGRTGQIAPLYRGIAAHHAGILPAWKALVEELFQQGLIKVVFATETLAAGINMPARTTVISTLSKRTDTGHRLLNASEFLQMAGRAGRRGMDKQGYVVTVQTPFEGAKEAAYLATSKPDPLVSQFTPSYGMVLNLLQTHTIEKAKELIERSFGQYMATLHLRPDYEYIEELQTELATLQEQIASVSQHEVAIYEKLWQRHKVERQLLKTLQEQAQEARQEQIKMLLDFAVSGTLLSLKGKNITTSDPVTAVLVGQSPTSGESSYLICLGKDNRWYVAATVDVVDLYAELPRVEVPQDIIPPQELVFKPGKSCRGDERTAAIAQSIPDPDGSLDLPQEVAEQLSRVNAVQAQLEAHPLYQSGNIAKVFKRRERYAEIEEELQELQGQVEQQSQRYWEEFLNLITILQQFDCLDNLVPTRLGQVAAAIRGENELWLGLALASGELDNLDPQHLAAVIAALVTESPRPDSRVNFNLSPEIDEAWSSLQKIRRAVLKVQYRHSVTLPVGLENRYIGLIALVEQWALGTEWVELCENTTLDEGDVVRILRRTLDLLSQIPHVPNLPDALQRNAYRAMQLIDRFPVNEVVE comes from the coding sequence GTGAATTATCCCGTGCCGTCCCCAGAACTAGACTTAGGGTTGATATTTCCCTTTGAGCTAGATCAGTTTCAAAAAGATGCGATCGCGTCCCTGAACGCGGGGCGATCTGTTGTCGTGTGTGCGCCCACAGGTTCGGGCAAAACTTTGGTTGGTGAATACGCTATTTATCGCGCCCTAACACGAGGGAAACGGGTATTCTACACCACTCCTTTAAAAGCACTGTCTAATCAAAAATTACGTGACTTCCGCGAAAAATTTGGCTTTGACTCGGTGGGTCTGTTAACGGGAGATGCTTCCATTAATAGGGATGCCCCCATTTTGGTGATGACTACCGAAATTTTTCGGAATATGCTCTACGGCACACCAATTGGGCAAGTTGGTATTTCCTTGGTGGATGTGGAAGCAGTGGTGTTGGATGAATGCCACTACATGAACGATCGCCAACGAGGTACTGTTTGGGAAGAATCGATTATTTACTGTCCCCGTGAAGTCCAACTAGTCGCCCTATCTGCTACCGTTGCCAATAGCGACCAACTCACCGACTGGCTAAATCGCGTTCATGGCCCTACTGACCTAATTTACTCCGATTTTCGCCCTGTCCCCTTAGCTTTTAATTACTGTAGTCCCAAGGGACTGTTTCCCCTGCTAAATGACAGCAATACCAAAATTAACCCCCGTCTCGCCAACAGAGGGAAACGAAAACAAGCGGATAGGGATAGAGGAAGAAATGGCAGACCAGAAGCCCCCAGCCTGATATATACCCTAAACCATTTACAAGAGCGGGATATGTTGCCGGCGATTTATTTTATCTTCAGTCGCCGGGGATGTGACAAAGCTGTGGCAGAGGTTGGTGATTTATGGCTGGTAGATAATGATGAGTCACAGGTGTTGCGGCGACAAATCGACGATTTTTTAACCCGCAACCCCGAAGCCGGACGCACAGGACAAATTGCCCCCCTCTATCGGGGAATTGCTGCCCACCATGCCGGAATTTTACCAGCTTGGAAAGCTTTGGTAGAAGAACTATTCCAACAAGGTTTAATTAAAGTAGTATTCGCCACAGAAACCCTAGCAGCCGGAATTAATATGCCCGCTAGGACAACAGTGATTTCCACCCTCTCCAAACGTACCGACACCGGACACCGCCTGTTGAACGCTTCGGAATTTCTGCAAATGGCGGGTAGGGCTGGTCGGCGGGGGATGGATAAACAAGGTTATGTAGTCACAGTCCAAACTCCCTTTGAAGGAGCAAAAGAAGCGGCGTATTTAGCCACCTCTAAGCCAGACCCGCTAGTTAGTCAGTTTACCCCTAGCTACGGCATGGTTTTAAACTTGCTGCAAACCCACACCATAGAGAAAGCCAAGGAACTGATAGAACGCAGTTTTGGGCAGTACATGGCGACATTGCATTTAAGACCAGACTATGAGTACATAGAAGAACTACAAACCGAATTAGCCACATTACAAGAGCAAATCGCCTCTGTTAGTCAACATGAAGTGGCTATTTATGAAAAATTGTGGCAACGTCATAAAGTAGAACGCCAGTTATTAAAAACTCTACAAGAACAAGCCCAGGAAGCGCGACAAGAACAAATTAAGATGCTGCTGGACTTTGCTGTTTCTGGGACATTGCTGAGTCTCAAGGGCAAAAATATTACAACATCTGACCCTGTAACAGCCGTTTTAGTTGGACAATCTCCTACATCTGGTGAATCTAGCTACTTGATATGCTTAGGAAAAGATAATCGCTGGTATGTGGCGGCGACGGTCGATGTAGTAGATTTATATGCCGAATTGCCCCGTGTGGAAGTACCACAGGATATCATTCCACCCCAAGAGTTAGTCTTTAAACCAGGAAAATCCTGTCGTGGTGATGAAAGAACAGCTGCGATCGCTCAAAGTATCCCTGACCCCGATGGGTCTTTGGATCTTCCCCAGGAAGTAGCAGAACAATTGAGTCGCGTGAATGCTGTACAAGCCCAATTAGAAGCCCATCCCCTCTATCAATCAGGGAATATTGCCAAAGTTTTCAAGCGTCGGGAACGCTACGCTGAAATTGAAGAAGAACTGCAAGAGTTGCAGGGGCAAGTAGAGCAACAATCCCAACGTTATTGGGAAGAATTTCTCAATTTAATCACGATTTTGCAGCAATTTGATTGCTTAGATAATCTCGTCCCCACGCGATTAGGACAAGTTGCCGCCGCCATTCGGGGAGAAAATGAACTGTGGTTAGGTTTAGCCTTAGCTAGTGGTGAATTGGACAACTTAGATCCTCAGCATTTAGCTGCTGTCATCGCTGCTTTAGTCACAGAAAGCCCCCGTCCCGATAGTAGAGTTAACTTTAACCTGTCCCCAGAAATAGACGAAGCTTGGTCAAGCTTACAAAAAATTCGCCGGGCTGTGTTAAAGGTGCAGTACCGTCATAGCGTCACTTTGCCAGTAGGCTTGGAGAATCGATACATTGGCTTAATTGCCCTTGTCGAGCAGTGGGCTTTAGGCACTGAGTGGGTAGAATTATGTGAAAACACCACTTTAGATGAAGGTGATGTGGTGCGAATTTTACGCCGGACATTGGATTTATTATCGCAGATACCCCACGTTCCCAATTTGCCAGATGCTTTGCAGCGTAACGCCTACCGTGCCATGCAACTAATTGATCGATTCCCAGTTAATGAAGTAGTGGAATAG
- the proC gene encoding pyrroline-5-carboxylate reductase → MTIKFGLIGGGVMGESLLSRLIAREIYHPSEVIVSEPQLARQAFLKQKYDVSVTTDNCLVLSQAQEVLFLAVKPQVFSAIAQELAEMILVSGHSPLVISILAGVSLSQLEAAFPELPVIRAMPNTPATVGAGMTAMSLGAYTHPQHQKLAQQIFSAVGEVVEVSESLMDAVTGLSGSGPAYVAILVEALADGGVAAGLPRSIANQLALQTVLGTTKLLQDSKMHPAELKDRVTSPGGTTIAGVAKLEQAGFRSALIEAVKAAALRSQELGK, encoded by the coding sequence ATGACTATAAAATTTGGCTTAATTGGTGGTGGGGTAATGGGAGAATCGCTGTTATCCCGCCTTATCGCGCGAGAAATTTATCACCCCTCAGAAGTCATAGTCAGCGAACCGCAGCTAGCGCGCCAAGCTTTTTTAAAGCAGAAATATGATGTGAGTGTCACTACAGATAATTGTCTGGTGTTAAGCCAAGCCCAAGAAGTTTTGTTTTTGGCAGTGAAACCGCAGGTATTTAGTGCGATCGCTCAAGAATTAGCAGAAATGATTTTAGTCTCAGGACACTCACCCCTAGTCATTTCAATTTTGGCGGGAGTGTCTTTAAGTCAGCTAGAAGCAGCATTTCCCGAATTACCAGTCATTAGAGCCATGCCCAACACCCCCGCAACTGTTGGTGCAGGTATGACAGCTATGAGTTTAGGTGCATACACTCACCCCCAACACCAAAAGTTAGCACAGCAGATATTCTCGGCTGTAGGGGAAGTTGTCGAAGTGAGTGAATCCTTGATGGATGCAGTCACAGGTTTATCTGGGAGTGGCCCGGCTTACGTAGCAATCTTAGTAGAAGCCCTCGCCGATGGAGGCGTTGCAGCCGGATTACCGAGGTCAATTGCCAATCAACTAGCATTACAAACCGTCCTGGGGACAACCAAATTATTGCAAGATAGCAAAATGCACCCAGCCGAACTAAAAGACCGCGTTACCAGCCCTGGTGGGACAACAATTGCAGGTGTAGCTAAATTAGAACAAGCAGGATTTCGTTCTGCCCTAATTGAAGCAGTCAAAGCAGCAGCATTGCGATCGCAAGAATTGGGAAAATGA
- a CDS encoding cell division protein SepF, with translation MNNIFSKLRDFVGLNEQVEYEYYEEEADTDNYQNLYQQENPQPAPAEATPPNRRWREPVTTMGDEVVTGTKSTMGNVIGMPGAINGISEVLVLEPRTFEEMPQAIQALRERKSVVLNLTIMDPDQAQRAVDFVAGGTYALDGHQERIGESIFLFTPSCVQVSTQGGVIHEVPQPPARPSRPATPNPTAWGNEANRMVQ, from the coding sequence ATGAATAATATATTTTCTAAACTACGAGACTTTGTAGGTCTCAATGAACAAGTGGAATACGAATACTACGAAGAAGAAGCAGATACAGATAACTACCAAAACCTGTATCAACAAGAAAATCCCCAGCCAGCACCAGCAGAAGCCACCCCACCTAATCGACGTTGGCGAGAACCAGTGACTACAATGGGTGATGAGGTAGTAACAGGAACAAAATCGACGATGGGGAATGTGATTGGTATGCCAGGAGCAATTAACGGGATTTCTGAAGTATTAGTTCTAGAACCTCGGACATTTGAAGAAATGCCCCAGGCAATTCAAGCATTGCGTGAGCGTAAGTCAGTAGTGTTGAATCTGACAATCATGGATCCAGATCAAGCACAACGTGCAGTTGATTTTGTAGCTGGTGGGACTTACGCATTAGATGGACATCAAGAACGCATTGGCGAAAGTATCTTTTTGTTTACGCCTAGCTGCGTGCAAGTCAGCACCCAAGGTGGAGTTATTCATGAAGTACCCCAACCCCCAGCCCGTCCTTCTCGTCCTGCAACCCCCAATCCAACAGCTTGGGGCAACGAAGCTAACCGGATGGTACAATGA
- a CDS encoding YggS family pyridoxal phosphate-dependent enzyme — protein MTSSINERITQIRASFPASVRLIAVTKQMPTEVIRAAYAAGIRDFAENRIQEAATKQEQLQELSDITWHFIGHLQSNKAKKALELFDWIHSLDSLQLAQRLDQVAQQLGVNPQVCLQVKILPDPSKSGWSVPELLADLPALNQCKSLQIQGLMTIPPFGLNDAEILYVFNSTHQLAKEISAQNWDHIKMQELSMGMSGDYQLAIQAGATMVRLGTILFGKRT, from the coding sequence ATGACTAGTTCGATTAACGAACGTATTACTCAAATTCGTGCATCCTTCCCAGCTTCAGTCAGGTTAATTGCTGTCACCAAGCAAATGCCAACTGAAGTTATTCGCGCTGCTTATGCAGCAGGTATCCGCGATTTTGCTGAAAATCGCATCCAAGAAGCTGCTACCAAACAAGAACAGTTACAAGAGTTATCAGATATTACTTGGCATTTTATTGGCCATTTGCAAAGTAATAAAGCTAAAAAAGCCCTTGAACTATTTGACTGGATTCACTCCCTAGATAGTTTGCAGCTGGCACAGCGTTTAGATCAAGTAGCGCAACAGCTAGGCGTAAACCCCCAAGTGTGTCTACAAGTGAAAATCCTCCCTGACCCCAGTAAGTCAGGTTGGAGTGTGCCGGAATTACTAGCTGATTTGCCTGCGCTCAACCAGTGTAAAAGTTTACAAATTCAGGGTTTAATGACAATTCCGCCTTTTGGGTTAAATGATGCGGAAATCCTTTATGTATTTAATAGTACACACCAGTTAGCTAAAGAAATTTCTGCACAAAACTGGGATCACATCAAAATGCAAGAGTTGTCGATGGGTATGTCGGGGGACTACCAACTGGCGATACAAGCTGGGGCAACAATGGTAAGATTAGGGACTATCTTGTTTGGTAAGCGCACTTAA
- the pipX gene encoding transcriptional coactivator PipX — MNPESAETYINHPTWGLLYRICMVDDAQDLFTTLYAQRLFFLVVNDMKALKFQPIGRTEARMLLENRLRTLRRNGLSQEYDQLQSVFQRTFQ, encoded by the coding sequence ATGAATCCAGAAAGCGCAGAAACTTACATCAATCATCCCACTTGGGGCTTGCTATATCGGATCTGCATGGTTGATGATGCCCAGGATCTGTTCACTACACTCTACGCCCAACGCCTGTTTTTTTTGGTGGTGAACGACATGAAAGCACTTAAATTTCAACCCATAGGGCGTACAGAAGCCCGAATGTTGTTGGAAAATCGTTTGCGAACTTTGCGTCGCAATGGTCTGTCACAGGAGTACGATCAGCTTCAGAGTGTTTTCCAACGCACCTTCCAATGA
- a CDS encoding anthranilate synthase component I, whose protein sequence is MWHWRSLPLENRTGSEIFSALFHSNTTSEIATLLESPYPTPTNQPQLSRYSICAGAPRIINGVPQMWTPELGDIFGLLENLLQVRGIGKQDKISPPSPQLPFTGGWLGWLGYDAAWEIEQLPQTKIDPLPFPVAFWYEPDVFAVLDHVQQVLWLAASDAVDLDGLELRLAQIDPENSPQHITPISNYPVAPKFFTSQSDYETAVNRAKKYIQAGDIFQANLSLRFAATTSASGWSIYQALHKINPSPFASYWRTPWGEVISCSPERLVLLQNGQAETRPIAGTRSRGITPEQDQQLAQELLSNTKERAEHIMLVDLERNDLGRVCEWGTVTVDELLTIERYSHVMHLVSNVTGKLSDCTPIDLIRALFPGGTITGCPKVRCMEIIEELEPVRRSLFYGSCGYLDWRGNLDLNILIRTLLLTPNSPFKTVWGQVGAGIVADSDPEKEWYESLHKAQAQLAALKMVN, encoded by the coding sequence ATGTGGCACTGGCGATCGCTTCCATTAGAAAATCGTACTGGTTCGGAAATTTTCTCTGCCTTATTTCACTCCAACACTACATCTGAAATAGCCACCCTCCTAGAAAGTCCCTACCCCACACCCACGAACCAACCCCAACTGAGTCGCTATTCTATCTGTGCAGGCGCACCTAGGATAATAAATGGAGTTCCGCAGATGTGGACACCAGAATTAGGGGATATTTTCGGTTTGCTGGAAAATTTGTTGCAAGTTAGGGGAATAGGGAAACAAGATAAAATTTCTCCCCCATCTCCACAACTCCCCTTCACTGGCGGTTGGCTGGGATGGCTTGGCTATGACGCAGCTTGGGAAATTGAACAGCTACCCCAGACAAAAATTGATCCCTTACCGTTTCCTGTAGCTTTTTGGTATGAACCAGATGTTTTTGCAGTTTTGGATCATGTCCAACAAGTTTTATGGTTAGCTGCTAGCGATGCGGTTGATCTTGATGGGTTGGAACTGCGTTTAGCACAAATAGATCCAGAAAACTCACCGCAGCATATCACCCCCATCAGCAATTACCCTGTTGCACCAAAATTTTTTACATCTCAATCAGATTATGAAACCGCCGTTAACCGGGCCAAAAAATATATTCAAGCGGGAGATATCTTTCAAGCGAACCTATCTTTAAGATTTGCCGCCACTACCTCAGCTAGTGGTTGGTCAATTTATCAAGCATTACATAAAATTAATCCTTCCCCATTTGCTAGCTATTGGCGCACACCTTGGGGTGAAGTTATTAGCTGTTCACCAGAAAGATTAGTTTTATTACAAAATGGGCAAGCCGAAACCAGACCGATCGCCGGCACGCGATCGCGTGGTATAACTCCAGAACAAGACCAGCAACTAGCCCAAGAACTCCTCAGCAACACCAAAGAACGGGCAGAACACATCATGCTGGTGGATTTGGAACGCAATGATTTAGGGCGAGTCTGTGAATGGGGAACAGTCACCGTTGATGAATTGCTGACCATTGAAAGATATAGCCACGTTATGCACCTCGTCAGCAATGTTACAGGGAAATTGAGCGATTGCACACCCATTGATTTAATTCGTGCCTTGTTCCCTGGTGGTACAATTACAGGCTGTCCCAAAGTCCGGTGCATGGAAATCATCGAAGAACTAGAACCGGTGCGCCGCAGCTTATTCTACGGTTCATGCGGTTATTTAGATTGGCGTGGTAATCTAGACTTAAATATTCTCATCCGTACCCTACTACTAACTCCCAACTCCCCATTCAAGACCGTTTGGGGACAAGTAGGTGCTGGAATCGTCGCCGACAGTGACCCGGAAAAAGAATGGTACGAATCTCTGCACAAAGCCCAAGCGCAGTTAGCAGCATTGAAAATGGTTAATTAG
- a CDS encoding energy-coupling factor transporter transmembrane component T family protein: MDLLRSLPLGLYLEQPQTWLHKLDPRVKFIWLMSFLTSYSFANNQWRILLVALLIIFTLTAKIPRRVWQQQMGWLLTLTFLVFMISAISPDGLGINYQPRLPANSQVLAPLTNNNSPVVQEQVKSSKSYNYVLFHQGPVKITRRSIDLGTRLSTIIFTVIYSTNLYLLTTAPEEITAGIESLMQPLRRFKIPVTEITLTLTLSLRFIPLVLEEVQNLVRSVMTRAINWKKLGLKGGFKVWLIVAERLLENLLLRAEQMASAMMVRGFTSPNEHRVPWHDLRLKSWDWLAIATLTLFWGVRIVLGNQV, from the coding sequence ATGGATTTACTGCGATCGCTACCGTTAGGATTATATCTAGAACAGCCACAAACTTGGTTACATAAACTTGATCCACGGGTCAAGTTTATCTGGTTAATGAGTTTTCTGACTAGCTACAGTTTTGCTAATAATCAATGGCGTATACTACTAGTAGCACTATTAATTATTTTTACTTTAACTGCTAAAATCCCCCGGCGCGTCTGGCAACAACAAATGGGTTGGTTGTTAACACTAACATTTTTAGTGTTCATGATTTCAGCTATCAGTCCTGATGGATTGGGTATAAATTATCAGCCACGTCTACCAGCTAACTCTCAAGTTTTAGCCCCACTAACTAATAATAATTCCCCAGTTGTTCAAGAACAGGTAAAAAGTAGCAAAAGCTATAACTATGTCTTGTTCCATCAAGGCCCGGTGAAAATCACTCGCCGTTCTATAGATTTAGGAACGCGCTTAAGTACGATTATATTTACTGTTATTTACAGCACCAACTTGTATTTACTGACAACTGCACCAGAGGAAATTACCGCCGGTATAGAAAGCCTGATGCAGCCGCTACGGCGATTTAAGATACCCGTCACTGAAATTACTTTGACTCTAACTTTATCATTGCGGTTTATTCCCCTAGTCTTAGAAGAGGTACAGAATTTAGTCCGTTCTGTGATGACTAGGGCAATTAATTGGAAAAAGTTAGGTTTAAAAGGTGGATTCAAAGTCTGGTTAATTGTCGCCGAAAGATTATTAGAAAATCTCTTGTTACGCGCTGAACAAATGGCTAGTGCGATGATGGTACGCGGTTTTACCAGTCCCAACGAACACCGAGTCCCGTGGCATGATTTACGTTTAAAATCATGGGATTGGTTAGCGATCGCAACTCTCACCCTATTTTGGGGAGTAAGAATCGTTTTAGGAAATCAAGTTTAA
- the der gene encoding ribosome biogenesis GTPase Der, whose protein sequence is MGLPIVAIIGRPNVGKSTLVNRLAGEQTAIVHDEPGMTRDRTYMPAYWSDREFLVVDTGGLVFNDDTEFLPLIRQQALAALAEASAAIFVVNGQTGPNSADEEIAEWLRQQPVPIFLAVNKCESPEQGSIQAAEFWELGLGEPYPLSAIHGNGTGELLDELIKHIPTVADVADSNEIKIAIVGRPNVGKSSLLNSFVGEERVIVSPISGTTRDAIDTFIERDGQSYRLIDTAGIRKKKNVEYGPEFFSINRAFKAIRRADVVLLVLDALDGVTEQDQKLAGRIIEEGRACIIVVNKWDAVEKDSYTIYDYEKNMEGRLHFTEWAETIFVSALTGQRVEKILELVTQAATEHKRRVSTSVVNEVLEDALKWHSPPTSRGGRQGKIYYGTQVSSQPPTIALFVNEAKRFNDNYRRYIERQFRQQLGFKGTPIRILWRSKKVRDMESGNVNRATRV, encoded by the coding sequence ATGGGACTGCCAATTGTTGCAATTATCGGTCGCCCAAATGTGGGCAAATCCACCCTGGTTAATCGACTCGCCGGGGAACAAACGGCGATTGTCCATGATGAACCGGGTATGACGCGCGATCGCACTTATATGCCGGCTTACTGGAGCGATCGCGAGTTTTTAGTAGTAGATACAGGCGGTTTGGTATTTAATGATGACACCGAATTTCTGCCCCTGATCCGCCAACAGGCTTTAGCAGCCCTGGCAGAAGCTTCTGCTGCTATCTTTGTTGTTAATGGTCAAACTGGCCCTAATTCGGCAGATGAAGAAATTGCCGAATGGTTACGCCAACAACCAGTGCCAATTTTTCTAGCAGTGAATAAATGCGAATCCCCTGAACAGGGTTCAATTCAAGCTGCCGAATTTTGGGAACTAGGCCTAGGAGAACCATACCCCCTCTCCGCGATTCATGGCAACGGTACAGGTGAGTTATTAGACGAACTCATCAAACACATCCCTACTGTTGCGGATGTAGCAGACAGCAATGAAATAAAAATTGCGATCGTCGGACGGCCTAATGTCGGCAAATCAAGCTTACTCAACTCTTTTGTGGGTGAAGAAAGAGTCATTGTTAGCCCCATTTCTGGCACAACCCGCGATGCGATCGATACTTTTATCGAAAGAGATGGACAATCCTATCGCCTGATAGATACAGCCGGGATTCGCAAAAAGAAAAACGTCGAATACGGCCCGGAATTTTTTAGCATTAACCGCGCTTTTAAAGCAATTCGCCGCGCCGATGTGGTTTTATTAGTTTTAGATGCCCTAGATGGTGTAACAGAACAAGATCAAAAATTAGCTGGGCGAATTATTGAAGAAGGTCGAGCCTGTATTATCGTCGTCAATAAGTGGGATGCAGTCGAAAAAGACTCCTATACTATCTACGACTACGAAAAAAATATGGAAGGCCGGCTACATTTTACAGAATGGGCAGAAACCATTTTTGTCAGTGCTTTAACCGGACAACGGGTAGAAAAGATTTTAGAGTTGGTGACTCAAGCAGCCACAGAACACAAACGCCGCGTTAGTACATCAGTGGTTAACGAAGTTTTGGAAGATGCTTTGAAATGGCATTCTCCCCCAACTTCACGCGGTGGACGACAAGGTAAAATTTATTACGGTACACAAGTCAGCAGCCAACCGCCAACTATTGCTTTATTTGTCAATGAAGCTAAACGCTTTAATGACAACTACCGACGTTACATTGAAAGACAATTCCGCCAACAATTAGGGTTTAAAGGTACTCCCATTCGCATATTGTGGCGGAGTAAGAAAGTCCGAGATATGGAAAGCGGTAATGTTAACCGTGCAACTCGTGTTTAA
- a CDS encoding metallophosphoesterase yields the protein MRNRKWLLKASQLTFQYLRGLFLLIFCILLYAKVIEPNWIEIKSLQLTLPHLASEFNGYRIVQISDIHRDQWMNTRRLKHIVHLVNQQHPDLVAITGDLVTRNLPGLIPSLKPALEELTPRDRTVAILGNHDHENDTKAIIKILKQSGVFDLNNTVYTLQRGNAILNIAGVDDVGMGKDRLDLVLQQLPPQGAAILLAHEPDFATTSAATARFDLQLSGHSHGGQIRLPFVKPLILPPWGEKYYSGEYEVGKMLLYTNRGVGMTGLHLRLFARPEITIFTLSSPNHQ from the coding sequence TTGAGAAATCGTAAGTGGCTGCTCAAAGCCAGTCAACTAACCTTTCAATACTTGCGGGGGTTGTTTTTATTAATATTCTGCATCTTACTATACGCCAAGGTAATTGAACCAAATTGGATTGAGATCAAATCTTTACAACTGACTCTACCCCATCTCGCATCAGAATTTAACGGCTATCGGATTGTGCAGATTAGCGACATTCACCGCGACCAATGGATGAATACGCGGCGTTTAAAGCATATTGTCCACCTAGTTAATCAACAACACCCGGACTTAGTAGCCATTACCGGGGACTTAGTAACGCGTAACTTACCCGGATTAATCCCATCACTCAAGCCAGCCTTAGAGGAACTTACACCCCGCGATAGAACTGTTGCTATTTTAGGTAATCATGACCACGAAAACGACACCAAAGCCATCATTAAAATACTCAAACAAAGCGGCGTATTTGATTTAAATAATACTGTCTACACACTTCAAAGAGGCAACGCCATTTTAAATATTGCTGGGGTTGATGATGTGGGTATGGGTAAAGACCGCCTAGACTTAGTATTGCAGCAATTACCCCCACAGGGAGCAGCCATTTTATTAGCCCATGAACCAGATTTTGCGACTACCAGCGCAGCCACAGCCAGATTTGACCTGCAACTATCAGGACATTCCCACGGCGGACAAATCCGGCTACCTTTTGTCAAACCCCTGATTTTACCGCCTTGGGGTGAAAAATATTACTCAGGAGAGTACGAGGTAGGAAAAATGCTCTTATACACCAACCGAGGTGTAGGAATGACAGGCTTACATCTGCGTTTATTCGCCCGTCCTGAAATTACCATTTTTACTCTATCCTCTCCAAATCATCAGTAA